GCTTCTTTAATTAGCACTTGTTCTGTAACTGTTTTATACTCGGCTGGTACAGCAATAAGTTTACTAGATGCTTCTTTAACCAACATTTGTTCTGTAACTGTTTTGTAAGTTGCAGGAACAACTGTTTGAACTGTTTTTGCTTCTTTTAAAAGCATTTGTTCAGTTTTAGTTTCGTACACATCTGGCATTAAACATTTTGCATAACATTTTCCTGGTTGAGCGTTTGGTGGATAATCATCTTGACCAAATGAAATCAAAGACGCTAAAACCAAGGCGTTCAATAAAATCTTCTTCATTTTTTTTTGTTTAAATTAAAAATCGATACTTGTAAAGTTATTCAAAATTCAAGCCAAAAGTGTTAAATTTTAAGCTAAGTTATTAACAATTAAGCACATAAAACAAAGAGCTGTCTCATTGACAGCTCTTTACATATCGTATTTTTTCAGTATTTAATACTGATTTAAACTCAGAATTACTTTCCTGGTCTTAAACTTCTTACCGTTTTACCAGCTTGCCACATTTCACTTTCTCTTAATTCTTTCAATTCAGCTTCTAATTTTTCTCTATAATCTGGTTGTGAGTTCGTATCGATACTTCTTTGAGCTTCTTCACCTTTAGCTACTTTATCATACAATTCTTCAAAAACTGGTAAAACTGCTTCTCTAAAAGGACCTTTCCAATCTAATGCACCTCTTTGTGCTGTAGTAGAACAGTTGGCATACATCCAATCCATTCCATTTTCAGAAACCAATTTTATTAATGACTCTGTTAATTCTTCAACTGTTTCATTAAATGCTTCAGAAGGTGAGTGTCCATTTTTTCTTAAAACACTATATTGTGCTTCCATAATTCCAGCTAAAGCTCCCATTAAAACACCTCTTTCTCCTGTTAAGTCAGAGTATACTTCTTTTTGGAAAGTGGTTTCAAATAAGTAACCAGAACCAATACCAATTCCTAATGCAATCGTTCTATCAAAAGCTCTTCCTGTTGCATCTTGAAATATAGCATACGATGAGTTTAATCCTTTTCCTTCTAAGAATAATCTTCTTAAAGAAGTACCAGAACCTTTTGGTGCAGTTAAAATTACATCTACATCTGCTGGTGGAACAATACCTGTTCTATCTTTATAAGTAACACCAAAACCATGAGAAAAATACAATGCTTTTCCTGCAGTTAAGTGTTTTTTTACTGTTGGCCACATTTCAATTTGAGCAGCATCAGACAATAAATACATAATAATCGTAGCTTTTTCTAAAGCTTGCTCTGGTTCAAATAAAGTTTTACCTTCTACAAAACCATCATTAACAGCTTTGTCCCAAGATTTAGAAGGTCTTCTTTGTCCAACAATGACATTAAAACCATTATCTCTTAAATTAAGTGCTTGACCTGGACCTTGAACACCATAACCAATTATTGCAATGGTTTCGTCTTTTAATACTTCTTTTGCTTTCTCAAGTGGAAATTCAGACCTTGTGATCACATTTTCTTCCATTCCACCAAAATTCATTGTTGCCATGTTTAACTATTTTTATTTTTTAAATTTTATGCAATGATGCAGTAAATACATCAATTTGTTTTTGAACTTGTTTTAATAAGTTGTCTGCTTGCCATTCGTCGCTAGTAAATTCAATAGTAAAAATTCCTTCCTCATCACTTTTCTTCTGAAAACCAAAATCAGTTACATTAACTCTTCTTCTAGAAAAAATTAACATAAATCTGCCAATAAGTACAGGTTGATTGTATGACTCAAAAACTATCTTGTAACGCTCCATGCTTATTTTTAGCTTGCTAAAGTTATAACTTATTTTAGATTATTTTAAAACTGTTGTATTAAGATAGTTTTAATTGGCATATTTTAATGAGCATAGTATAAAATTATAAACTAGATTCATTCTGAATTTATTTCAGAATCTTTTACTACATGAATATTTTCAGATTCCGAAACGAGTTCGGAATGGAAGTGATACTAAAGCCATTTCTATAATGAGCATAGTATAAAATTATAAACTAGGTTCATTCTGAATTTATTTCAGAATCTTTTACAACAAGAATATTTCAGATTCCGAAACGAGTTCGGAATGAGAGAAGTGATACTAAAGTCATTTCTATAATGAGCATAGTATAAAATTATAAACTAGATTCATTCTGAATTTATTTCAGAATCTTTTACTACATGAATATTTCAGATTCCGAAACGAGTTCGGAATGGAAGTGATACTATAGCTATTTCTATTTAGCCAAACTAAGTATAGTTGCCACAAAATCGGTAAAATTTTCGGCATGTACCCAATGTCGTGCATTAGCAATTTCTATTAATTGTGCATTTGGAAAGTATTGTAAGCAAGCATTCCAATTATCAACTGTAATATAATCAGATAAAGCACCTTTTATAAAATAGACTTCGCTTGAAGTATCAACAGCATTTATTGTAGGAAAGTCCATGATAATTTCATAGTCTTTTACTAGAATAGGCAAATTACATTTCCATTCAAAACCAGTACTATCTCTTTTCAAATTTTTCAAGACCAATTGTACAATGGCATTACTTTTTATTTGTTGATGCAATTCAACTTCTATATCTTTTCGTTGATGATATTGACCAAGTTGCAAGTGTTGCATTGCATCGAGAATGATTTGATGGTCGCCTTTGTATTTTACTGGTGCAATATCTACCATAAACAATTGATGAATTAATGCTGGTTGAATTAATGCTAAATATGCAGCTGTTTTTCCACCCATTGAGTGTCCAATAATACTTGTTTTTGTAATTTGGTGTTGTTGACAAAAATCGATAATATCATTTGCCATTAACTCGTAAGACATTGAATTTGTATGTGGCGACTTACCATGATTTCTCGCATCAATTAAATAAATTGTAAACTGTTCTTCTAATGCTTTGGCTATGGTTTGAAAATTGTCTAAACTGCCTAAAAAACCGTGCAGAATAATTAAATGTTGATTACCAGAACCAAATTTTTTATAATTGAGTTGTAGCATTATTGCATCTTTTTTCTTTTGAGTAAATATGCCATCAGTATTGGATAATAGCCTTCATTGATATCTGCTTCTACTAAATCTATTTTATACTGTGTACATTTTACTTTAAGTTGCAATTTTTTATCCTTCATTTTTTTGATGTAATTGTCTTTGATTTGATTGGGTTGTAACTTAATCGTTTCACCAGTTTCTAAATCTTCAAACAAATAAGGGCGATTTTCAAAATTAAAGTCAATCTCTTTGCTTTTATCTACTACATGAAACAGTACAACTTCGTGTTTATTGTGTTTAAGATGTTGTAGTGCTAAGAATAAATCTTCTTCATTTTCATTGTCTAACATATCGCTAAAAATTACAATTAACGACCTTTTGTGTACCGTTTCTGCTATTAAATGCAACGATTTTGCTGCTTGTGTTTGTTTAAGTTGTGGTGTTTGTTTGAGCATTTGATACAACTCGTTCATCAACAGTTGATGGTGTTGTGCATTGGTTTTGCTTTTGGTATTGGTGTGAATACGGTCATCGAAAATAGATAAACCAACAGCATCTCTTTGTTTTTTTAGTAGATACATGATAGCTGCAGCAGACAATGCCGAAAATTCTATTTTACTAATCTGACCTTTGGTTTTTTCTAATGGAAAGTACATAGAAGAAGAAGCATCTATTACAATTTGGCATCGTAGATTAGTTTCTTCTTCAAACTTTTTGGTATAGAGTTTTTCAGTTCTGGCGTAAACTTTCCAATCGATTTCTTTAATACTATCGCCGACATTATGCAAGCGATGCTCTGCAAACTCTACTGAAAAGCCATGATACGGACTTTTATGTAAGCCAATAATAAAACCTTCTACAACTTGTTTTGCAAGAATATCGAGTTGGTCGAGTTGAAAATAAGACTGTTGATCTAAAACCATGTTGCAAAATACAAATTTTTGTTGTTAGCATGCGTTAATAAGGTTTAATGTGTGTTCTACTTGAATAATATTAAAGTGCATTAATGCCTATTTGGAGACACTTCGCTATCGCTCAGTGTGACGGTCTGTTGTTTGGGTGTGACGGTTTGCCTGCTGTGCATAAGACAATGTTGGCTCGGCACAGTGTAATGTTACTTGGGCATAGTTGTATGTCTAGCTGGAGACGCTTCGCTATTGCTCAGTGTGACTGTTTGTTGTTTGGGTGTGACGGTTTGCCTGCTGGACATAAGACAATGTTGGCTCGGCAAAGTGTAATGTTACTTGGGCATAGTTGTATGTCTAGCTGGAGACACTTCGTTATTGCTCAGTGTGACTGTTTGTTGTTTGGGTGTGACGGTTTGCCTGCTGGTCATAAGACAATGTTGGCTCGGCACAGTATAATGTTACTTGGGCATAGTTGTATGTCTAGCTGGAGACGCTTCGCTATTGCTCAGTGTGACTGTTTGTTGTTTGGGCGTGACGGTTTGCCTTTTGGGCATAAGACAATGTTGGCTCGGCACAGTATAATGTTACTTGGGCATAGTTGTATGTCTAGCTGGAGACACTTCGCTATTGCTCAGTGTGACGGTCTGTTGTTTGGGTGTGACGGTTTGCCTGCTGGTCATAAGACAATGTTGGCTCGGCACAGTGTAATGTTACTTGGGCATAGTTGTATGTCTAGCTAGAGACATTTCGCTATCGCTCAGTGTGATGGTTTGTTGTTTGGATATAGCTTGTTGTCGGCTAGGCAATGAGGTATTAAAATATAAAAATGCGGAGCGGAAGCCACAAAGTGGCTTCCGCTCCGCAAAAACAATTTTTGTTTATTAAATAAATTAACCAATTACTGCATCTAACTTCCTTTTTAAGTCAGCTTTAGATGCTAATCCAACATGTTTCTCTACAATTTCTCCATTTTTGAAAAACAATAGGGTAGGAATACTCATTATACCATATTCTGCTGCTATATCTCTGTTCTCATCTACATTGAGTTTGCCAATTACAGCTTTACCTTCATATTCTGTAGCTAATTCTTCAATAACTGGTCCAATCATTTTACATGGACCACACCACTCTGCCCAAAAGTCTACTAAAGCCACCGTGTTATCGGCCAAAGCTGTAGCTTTGAAATTTTGTGTGTTTAATTCAGTTGCCATTTTTTAAATTTATTTAGTTAAGTAATTTTACTAACAAATCTAATCAAAATATGTTCCAAATACTAATTTTATTTAATTATGACTTCATTAACAAATGTTCCGTTCATTTTGTCATTTAATCGCTGACAAATTTTCTGTCGTGCCATAAACAATTCTTGTTTTAACACAGCAGAGTTTACATAAACAATTAATTTGCCTTTGTGATAATAGAGTTTGTCTGTTTTATTGGCTATAAAATTGCCCATTTCGCTTTTCCATAGCTGATGAATTTTAATGCTGTCCATTTGTTGGTCTAAACGCATTTCTTTTATCATGGCTTTAAAGACATGATTTAAATCTACAAAGTTGCTACTTCCAATTTTACTCAATGTTTATAATTTTAAAGTCACTAATTGCATTTCGTTCAAATAAATCAGATAGTCTATTTGCCGAAGTGTCTGTAATAATGGTTTGTCCAATTTGATTGGAAGATACTACTTTTATCAATTGATTAATTCTATTTTCATCTAATTTGTCAAAAATATCATCTAACAATAATATAGGTAGTATTTGTAATTTTTCTGCAATGTATTGATATTGTGCTAGTTTTAATGCTAGTAACATAGTTTTTAACTGTCCTTGCGAACCAATTTTTTTTATAGGATTGTCGTTTAGAGATAAATGCCAATCGTCTGTATGAATGCCTTTACTTGTTCTTTGAGCTGCTAAATCGTAAGCCAATTGTTCTTTAAAAATAGCTTTAGCACTGTTTTGTAATAAAGCAGAATCGTAAGTTATATTAATGTCTTCATTGCCATTAAAAATAGCATGGTAAATTTCGTTTACGGCTTCTTTAAAATTGGGTGCATGGTGTTGTCTGTATTCAAATATTTTATCGGCCAATGGGGCTAATCTTTCATCGTAGGTAGCTAATAAGCTTAGGTTTTGCTTTTTGTTAAGAGCAAACTGTTTGAGTAGTGCATTTCTATTTTGTAGTAGTTTATTGTACTGTAAAAGGAGTCTCAAATAATTTAAATCAGTCTGACAATAACTGGCATCAAAAAATTTTCTTCGTTGCTCGCTTCCTGCTAAAATTAGCTGTACATCATCTGGTGCAATAAATACTATGGGAAACTGTCCAACTAATTCACTTTGTTTTTCTACTACAATATCATCAATAATAAATTCTTTTTTGCTTTGTTTTGCATTTTTAATTACAATATGTTTTTCTAGTGAACCAATGCTAAAATGGGTAGCAATTCTAAAAAAATCTGAATCAAATTTAAAGTTTAAAGCATCGTGAGCCGTAAAATAACTTTTGCCAATACAGCTATAATAAATAGCATCTATTAAGTTGGTTTTTCCTTTACCATTATTGCCAACAATTCCAATAAAATTAGCAGCTACATCAAAAGATTGTGTAGTATAATTTTTAAAATGATTAAGTGTTATATGTTTTACTTTTAAGGTTTGATGCATTGATAATGTTGCCAAAATATAAAATTGACACAATTAATTGCATCATTTTAATATAAAATAGTAATTTTGTGGGCTAAAAAATATTTTCATGGCAAAGCAAAAAGCAAATGAGGCAGACCAATTAAGAGATTTTGTAGATAATGCAGAACATTTTTATGAGCAATATAAATTTGTCATCTTAGGTGTATTGGTAGCTTTAATTGTTGCAGTAGGTGGTTTTTGGGTTTATAAAAACATGATTAAAGCTCCAAAAGAAGAGAAAGCACAAAATGCAATTTATGGTGCACAGGAATTGTTTGCAAGAGATTCTTTTGCATTGGCTTTGAAAGGTGATGGTACTGCATTAGGATTTGAAACTATTGCTTCGAAATATAAAGGTACTGCTGCTGGAAATACGGCTAAGTTTTATGCTGGTGTTTGTGAATTGCAAACGGGTAATTTTACTGGTGCTATTAAATATTTAGAAGATTTTGATACAGAAGATGAAATTTTAACAGCTAGAAAATTTGGTTGTATTGGTGATGCTTATGCAGAACAAGAACAAATTGATAAGGCAATAGACAATTATAAAAAAGCAATTGATGCAACAGATAATGAGGTGATTGCTCCTTCATATATTTACAGATTGGCAGCAGCTTATGAGTTTAAGAAAGATTATAAAAGTGCTTTAGAGCAATATAAAAATGTATTTGACAATTATCCGAATACACAAGAAGCTAGTGCTGCTGAAATGGTGATTGCTAAATTAGAGCAAATGCAGTAAAATGGCGTCTAGCTTAAAAAATTTATCAGCATATAATAAAGAAGCAGTACCTACTGTACAAAACAAAAAAATAGGTATTGCCGTTTCTGAGTGGAATGAACACATTACTTTTGCCATGCTAGCTGCTTGTATTGAAACACTACAGCAATATGGTTTAACAGATGATACTATTTTTGTTCAAAGAGTTCCTGGAACATTTGAATTGCCGTTTGCTGCTCAGCAAATGTTAGTACAGCATCAAGTAGATGGTGTTATTTGCATAGGTTGTGTGATAAAAGGCGAAACAGACCACGACATATACATCAATCAGTCGGTAGCTAATGCATTGCAACAACTTAATATTACACAAAATAAGCCAGTTATTTTTGGTGTACTAACACCTAATAATGAACAACAAGCATTAGATAGAGCTGGTGGAAAACATGGCAACAAAGGTGTAGAAGCAGCTATTACATTACTCAAAATGCTAGAAGTGTAAGAACTAAGCTTGTTTTATTAGTTTATACTTTATAATAATTTACT
Above is a genomic segment from Chitinophagales bacterium containing:
- the ilvC gene encoding ketol-acid reductoisomerase; translation: MATMNFGGMEENVITRSEFPLEKAKEVLKDETIAIIGYGVQGPGQALNLRDNGFNVIVGQRRPSKSWDKAVNDGFVEGKTLFEPEQALEKATIIMYLLSDAAQIEMWPTVKKHLTAGKALYFSHGFGVTYKDRTGIVPPADVDVILTAPKGSGTSLRRLFLEGKGLNSSYAIFQDATGRAFDRTIALGIGIGSGYLFETTFQKEVYSDLTGERGVLMGALAGIMEAQYSVLRKNGHSPSEAFNETVEELTESLIKLVSENGMDWMYANCSTTAQRGALDWKGPFREAVLPVFEELYDKVAKGEEAQRSIDTNSQPDYREKLEAELKELRESEMWQAGKTVRSLRPGK
- a CDS encoding alpha/beta fold hydrolase, with product MLQLNYKKFGSGNQHLIILHGFLGSLDNFQTIAKALEEQFTIYLIDARNHGKSPHTNSMSYELMANDIIDFCQQHQITKTSIIGHSMGGKTAAYLALIQPALIHQLFMVDIAPVKYKGDHQIILDAMQHLQLGQYHQRKDIEVELHQQIKSNAIVQLVLKNLKRDSTGFEWKCNLPILVKDYEIIMDFPTINAVDTSSEVYFIKGALSDYITVDNWNACLQYFPNAQLIEIANARHWVHAENFTDFVATILSLAK
- a CDS encoding DUF58 domain-containing protein; translation: MVLDQQSYFQLDQLDILAKQVVEGFIIGLHKSPYHGFSVEFAEHRLHNVGDSIKEIDWKVYARTEKLYTKKFEEETNLRCQIVIDASSSMYFPLEKTKGQISKIEFSALSAAAIMYLLKKQRDAVGLSIFDDRIHTNTKSKTNAQHHQLLMNELYQMLKQTPQLKQTQAAKSLHLIAETVHKRSLIVIFSDMLDNENEEDLFLALQHLKHNKHEVVLFHVVDKSKEIDFNFENRPYLFEDLETGETIKLQPNQIKDNYIKKMKDKKLQLKVKCTQYKIDLVEADINEGYYPILMAYLLKRKKMQ
- the trxA gene encoding thioredoxin, producing MATELNTQNFKATALADNTVALVDFWAEWCGPCKMIGPVIEELATEYEGKAVIGKLNVDENRDIAAEYGIMSIPTLLFFKNGEIVEKHVGLASKADLKRKLDAVIG
- a CDS encoding DUF721 domain-containing protein — protein: MSKIGSSNFVDLNHVFKAMIKEMRLDQQMDSIKIHQLWKSEMGNFIANKTDKLYYHKGKLIVYVNSAVLKQELFMARQKICQRLNDKMNGTFVNEVIIK
- the recF gene encoding DNA replication and repair protein RecF (All proteins in this family for which functions are known are DNA-binding proteins that assist the filamentation of RecA onto DNA for the initiation of recombination or recombinational repair.), with the translated sequence MATLSMHQTLKVKHITLNHFKNYTTQSFDVAANFIGIVGNNGKGKTNLIDAIYYSCIGKSYFTAHDALNFKFDSDFFRIATHFSIGSLEKHIVIKNAKQSKKEFIIDDIVVEKQSELVGQFPIVFIAPDDVQLILAGSEQRRKFFDASYCQTDLNYLRLLLQYNKLLQNRNALLKQFALNKKQNLSLLATYDERLAPLADKIFEYRQHHAPNFKEAVNEIYHAIFNGNEDINITYDSALLQNSAKAIFKEQLAYDLAAQRTSKGIHTDDWHLSLNDNPIKKIGSQGQLKTMLLALKLAQYQYIAEKLQILPILLLDDIFDKLDENRINQLIKVVSSNQIGQTIITDTSANRLSDLFERNAISDFKIINIE
- a CDS encoding tetratricopeptide repeat protein; the protein is MAKQKANEADQLRDFVDNAEHFYEQYKFVILGVLVALIVAVGGFWVYKNMIKAPKEEKAQNAIYGAQELFARDSFALALKGDGTALGFETIASKYKGTAAGNTAKFYAGVCELQTGNFTGAIKYLEDFDTEDEILTARKFGCIGDAYAEQEQIDKAIDNYKKAIDATDNEVIAPSYIYRLAAAYEFKKDYKSALEQYKNVFDNYPNTQEASAAEMVIAKLEQMQ
- a CDS encoding 6,7-dimethyl-8-ribityllumazine synthase, coding for MASSLKNLSAYNKEAVPTVQNKKIGIAVSEWNEHITFAMLAACIETLQQYGLTDDTIFVQRVPGTFELPFAAQQMLVQHQVDGVICIGCVIKGETDHDIYINQSVANALQQLNITQNKPVIFGVLTPNNEQQALDRAGGKHGNKGVEAAITLLKMLEV